The Branchiostoma lanceolatum isolate klBraLanc5 chromosome 10, klBraLanc5.hap2, whole genome shotgun sequence genome has a window encoding:
- the LOC136443199 gene encoding uncharacterized protein → MAFGGKLLVIVALLTIGVRADHLSDFLLRNHRSISGHNVKTYCGVDPEYCARHCKIDAGYNCRSFDYNTGSRCCYMNDESSATAPTNYVRTIGTDYYEIKAGRALDLYTYTSDRRLQGVANVIKCGMRAEDCAQWCMKESSFTCM, encoded by the exons ATGGCGTTCGGAGGAAAACTCCTGGTTATCGTAGCCCTACTGACTATTGGCGTGAGGGCAG ACCACCTGAGCGACTTTTTGCTACGTAATCACCGCTCCATTTCCGGTCATAACGTGAAGACGTACTGCGGAGTGGACCCAGAATACTGTGCGCGCCACTGTAAGATTGACGCCGGTTATAACTGTCGCTCATTCGACTACAACACCGGAAGCAG GTGCTGTTACATGAACGACGAAAGCTCGGCGACAGCTCCAACAAACTACGTCAGAACTATTGGGACGGACTACTACGAGATAAAAGCAG GCCGTGCCCTGGACCTGTACACGTACACATCCGACAGGAGGCTGCAGGGGGTGGCTAACGTCATCAAGTGCGGCATGAGGGCCGAGGACTGCGCCCAGTGGTGCATGAAGGAGTCCTCCTTCACCTGCATGTAA
- the LOC136443185 gene encoding carbohydrate sulfotransferase 1-like, giving the protein MRVRGAVVVTLFFFCMMLFLGHLNFSRHDRITMWNGAHHSHPGTQSTFLVKQALSRDAALPDVLAMSPSRTVSPAETLSSCQFGRENMTGENVEVPLSALREKWERDPGNDPGEGRQFGNQSGPSDDPARRLAVVVFAQMRTGSSFTGQLFNQNPSFFYMFEPLWHLHHPQNFVANTPDPEKNGRTNAHLSASAKVLGEILRCDFGEFTKFIGRKGLFKVGFDQALTRFCDEVLHWPPRRCAFTLRPQTLPKLVKYCKRTPYTAVKTIRIQNMDSLEYLLADPTLDLKIVHLVRDPRAIVTSRLSLRHRLRQTFSPNLLNETEINELCSWIPRNAVTKDVPSPWRDRYVMVRYEDLAERPELMTERLYEFLDVPLNDSVLHWVRENTKGDGKRPDRFSTKHHDANATTKIWRYRLSFPAVAKVQELCDDAMKMAGYKKVDSPETLTDLQTSLSDKIPDEIIAIRP; this is encoded by the exons ATGAGAGTACGAGGAGCGGTGGTCGTGACTCTGTTCTTCTTCTGTATGATGCTGTTCCTAGGGCACCTGAACTTTTCCCGGCATGATCGGATCACCATGTGGAACGGTGCGCATCATAGCCATCCAGGAACGCAAAGTACCTTCCTGGTGAAGCAGGCCTTATCACGGGACGCAGCCTTGCCAGACGTCCTGGCGATGTCTCCAAGTCGGACCGTGTCCCCGGCTGAGACGTTGTCAAGTTGTCAGTTTGGGAGGGAGAATATGACTGGAGAAAATGTGGAGGTCCCGCTGTCAGCACTTAGAGAGAAGTGGGAGCGTGATCCTGGTAATGATCCCGGGGAAGGGAGACAGTTCGGCAACCAGTCGGGACCAAGTGACGACCCGGCCCGAAGGCTGGCTGTGGTGGTGTTCGCCCAGATGCGGACGGGGTCCTCCTTCACGGGACAGCTCTTCAACCAGAACCCCTCATTTTTCTACATGTTCGAGCCGCTCTGGCACCTACATCACCCGCAGAACTTTGTCGCCAATACGCCAGACCCGGAGAAAAACGGCCGGACAAATGCACATCTCAGCGCTTCCGCCAAAGTTCTCGGAGAAATTTTGCGCTGCGACTTCGGTGAGTTCACCAAATTCATCGGAAGAAAGGGACTTTTCAAAGTTGGATTTGACCAGGCTTTGACGCGATTCTGTGATGAGGTCTTGCACTGGCCGCCCCGTCGGTGCGCGTTCACGCTTAGGCCTCAGACTTTACCCAAGTTGGTGAAATACTGCAAAAGAACGCCCTACACAGCAGTGAAGACGATACGGATTCAGAATATGGATTCCCTAGAATACTTACTGGCTGACCCTACCCTTGACTTAAAGATAGTCCACCTAGTAAGGGACCCGCGAGCCATCGTGACGTCCAGACTATCTTTACGCCATAGACTGAGGCAGACTTTCTCTCCTAATCTTCTCAATGAGACTGAAATCAACGAACTTTGTAGCTGGATCCCTAGAAATGCGGTGACAAAG GACGTGCCCTCCCCATGGCGTGACAGGTATGTCATGGTTCGATACGAAGACCTGGCAGAGCGTCCCGAACTCATGACCGAAAGGCTGTACGAATTTCTGGACGTTCCCCTCAACGACTCGGTTCTCCATTGGGTGCGAGAAAACACCAAGGGAGACGGGAAGCGCCCCGACCGCTTCAgcaccaaacatcacgacgcgAACGCCACGACTAAGATCTGGAGGTACAGGCTGAGTTTTCCTGCCGTCGCTAAGGTCCAGGAGTTGTGCGATGACGCCATGAAAATGGCGGGGTACAAAAAGGTGGACTCACCGGAGACTCTTACAGACCTGCAAACGTCTTTGTCAGACAAAATCCCCGATGAAATAATTGCTATTCGACCATAA
- the LOC136443198 gene encoding proprotein convertase subtilisin/kexin type 4-like, with translation MEAAVLTLDYQYQRRGHLEGTLTSPMGTTSLVLRHRDLDIVESPPVVDQDFMSVQFWGENPMGTWTFELRNFYPNFTGNGTLNKWTLTLYGTETDPMAGNTLPAAPGTTCVSDCSNASLVLPTTATTLLSSTLLASTVVGAVSGGSALSGARLLGLLVASVYLML, from the exons ATGGAGGCAGCCGTGCTGACCTTGGACTACCAGTACCAGCGTAGAGGTCACCTTGAAGGCACCTTGACCTCTCCTATGGGCACCACGTCTCTCGTGTTGAG ACACCGAGACTTGGATATTGTGGAGAGCCCGCCTGTGGTGGATCAGGACTTTATGAGCGTCCAGTTCTGGGGGGAGAACCCCATGGGAACATGGACGTTTGAGCTCAGGAACTTCTACCCGAATTTCACAGGCAACG GTACCCTGAATAAGTGGACCCTGACCTTATATGGCACCGAGACGGATCCTATGGCGGGGAACACGTTGCCTGCAGCGCCTGGTACCACCTGTGTGTCTGACTGCTCCAACGCCAGCTTGGTACTGCCGACTACAGCCACTACCCTCCTTTCCTCCACACTGCTGGCCAGTACGGTCGTGGGGGCTGTTAGCGGGGGGAGCGCTCTGTCTGGGGCTAGACTACTGGGGCTTCTGGTGGCTTCTGTCTACCTCATGTTGTAA